A DNA window from Deltaproteobacteria bacterium contains the following coding sequences:
- the pilM gene encoding pilus assembly protein PilM translates to MNPFVSLIQKKVQDFIDRKPILGLDFGRAGVKIVVLEKFKDQGESRVRFSFYPHPVESSEPASLHAFQAFLKQEGIAHLPVACNIDDPSLKIRSLDLPKMPTSDLNEALKWQLRDVTEDPIDKYLIRHTLLQEYKAAGGERLALIIYAIHREAVEKRIELLSQLSLKPRLIEPTPVAFLSCLDRILPWAEGAVYGLLDLGEGHASFIAVADRKLLFSRPLVEISGEELMRFIMRELSVPEAEAKELKEKLVHNGGSALEERLQSVLSLFYSRIAIEVQRSLDGFALLFQQKGRIETIFLCGGGARFPSLAEFLTKNVGIRVDFSDPFQGWNVPAGKEHCLYFGAIGLALYRYR, encoded by the coding sequence ATGAACCCTTTTGTTTCTCTGATTCAGAAAAAAGTTCAAGACTTCATTGATCGAAAACCGATCCTGGGTCTTGATTTCGGGCGGGCAGGGGTCAAGATCGTTGTTCTCGAGAAATTTAAAGATCAGGGAGAGTCACGGGTCCGTTTTTCTTTCTATCCTCATCCTGTTGAAAGTAGCGAACCTGCTTCACTCCATGCCTTTCAGGCCTTCCTGAAGCAAGAAGGGATCGCCCATCTGCCGGTAGCCTGTAATATTGATGATCCTTCCCTCAAGATCCGGTCTCTGGATCTCCCCAAAATGCCAACCTCTGATTTAAACGAGGCCTTGAAGTGGCAACTTCGCGATGTGACGGAGGATCCGATCGACAAGTATCTGATCCGGCATACCCTTCTTCAGGAATACAAGGCCGCAGGGGGCGAACGTCTGGCATTAATTATTTATGCCATCCATCGGGAGGCTGTTGAAAAGAGGATCGAACTTCTTTCTCAACTTTCGCTCAAGCCGCGGTTGATCGAGCCGACTCCGGTCGCTTTTTTGTCTTGCTTGGACAGGATACTTCCTTGGGCGGAAGGGGCTGTCTATGGTTTGCTTGATCTGGGGGAGGGGCACGCCTCCTTTATCGCTGTGGCCGACAGGAAACTTTTGTTTTCAAGACCGCTGGTCGAGATTTCCGGTGAGGAGTTGATGCGGTTTATCATGCGTGAGCTGTCTGTCCCCGAGGCGGAGGCAAAGGAGCTTAAGGAGAAACTTGTGCACAATGGCGGGAGCGCGCTTGAGGAACGGCTTCAGTCGGTTCTCTCCCTTTTTTACTCGCGGATTGCGATTGAGGTGCAGCGATCTTTGGATGGATTTGCACTGCTTTTTCAACAAAAGGGGCGGATTGAGACAATCTTCCTCTGTGGTGGAGGGGCGCGTTTTCCGTCCCTGGCAGAATTTTTGACGAAGAATGTCGGGATCCGAGTCGATTTTTCCGATCCTTTTCAAGGGTGGAATGTGCCGGCAGGGAAAGAGCATTGTTTGTATTTCGGAGCGATCGGCTTGGCCTTGTATAGATATAGATAG
- the pilO gene encoding type 4a pilus biogenesis protein PilO has protein sequence MEKVDWNQTASQREQILFLLIAVFFIFLVLEVGFLPKYREIKTSRQRLHALEVERSALAKFMEKTPVVRRSSSQNGAKDIKLKILDGEMEALSRELPELLPRITDFSFLKGVRVEAFSFQPDISEGGYIRTDFLMEAKGSFNDLVRYLERLENFPALFQVRDIIMNVSEGDTTKVHAEIAGRFFRMGGQRKTP, from the coding sequence ATGGAAAAAGTGGATTGGAATCAGACGGCGAGCCAGCGGGAACAGATTCTTTTTTTACTCATCGCTGTTTTTTTCATTTTTCTGGTTCTTGAAGTCGGATTTCTCCCCAAATATCGTGAAATCAAGACCAGCCGACAACGCCTTCATGCCCTCGAGGTGGAGCGAAGCGCATTGGCCAAATTCATGGAAAAAACACCAGTTGTGCGTCGTTCTTCTTCCCAAAACGGGGCAAAAGATATAAAGCTAAAAATCCTGGATGGTGAGATGGAGGCTTTGTCACGAGAGCTCCCGGAGCTTCTTCCCAGGATTACTGATTTTTCTTTTTTGAAAGGGGTCCGGGTTGAGGCTTTCTCTTTCCAGCCAGATATCTCTGAGGGGGGTTATATTCGAACAGATTTCTTGATGGAGGCCAAAGGGAGTTTTAATGATCTGGTGAGGTATCTGGAGCGTTTGGAGAATTTCCCGGCGTTATTTCAGGTCCGGGATATTATTATGAATGTTTCCGAAGGAGACACGACGAAGGTTCATGCGGAGATCGCCGGCCGATTTTTCAGGATGGGAGGACAGAGGAAGACGCCATGA
- a CDS encoding transglycosylase SLT domain-containing protein produces the protein MFKKSLLIILVGLLSACASKTHHPALKKNFLKGYEALNENNADQAILSFEQIKNLDVGMRDYILYYLGKAYLKAERCEEAHEVFRELISEYPKSRWSGVARFQGNHCPPLEEIAEKPKPILCEDFPHLRDQAECFFSRRQYRSAKELYAQLAMEGAPGSLDDLIRLSQSATRSQDYEMALKTNFRIRELYPQKAVSRTALHNIAYLYQASGQYREAILLMQSLLEEADSPRKRRQWFEKIGWDHYRLGGWSNAVEAFDQSLAEEESAFSLYWKGRSLERLKRKKEAKETYRSLLDRYPATYYGIRAVSRLHGSPSGGVLKGWWPRTFSLRWYQEKLLLEPSEDLKRIEELKSLQLEKDAEVEIRKLRAEKRYPLPGDLRKIKKEKDNFVIKLRIPRTEHLVYRLPYADFLLSQAALRGETNPYLLYAMMRQESQYRESVVSPVGAIGLLQVMPLTGERLAEEAKWSFFEREWLFEPMTNIELAVLYIDKLSRQFDQKWYLIAAAYNAGEAVVENWQRDKSALSEEEFIEEIPYQETRDYVKKIYTNWAAYRWIYQ, from the coding sequence GTGTTCAAGAAATCTCTTTTAATCATTTTGGTTGGCTTGTTGTCTGCCTGTGCCTCAAAGACGCACCACCCGGCGCTCAAGAAAAATTTTTTAAAAGGCTATGAGGCGCTGAATGAAAATAATGCCGATCAGGCGATTCTGTCTTTTGAACAAATAAAAAATCTCGATGTCGGGATGAGGGATTACATCCTCTATTATCTTGGCAAGGCCTATCTGAAAGCGGAGCGGTGTGAGGAGGCCCATGAGGTTTTCAGGGAGCTTATTTCCGAATACCCGAAGAGTCGATGGTCGGGGGTCGCCAGATTTCAGGGGAACCATTGCCCCCCTCTCGAGGAGATCGCAGAGAAACCCAAACCGATCCTTTGCGAAGATTTTCCTCACTTAAGAGATCAGGCCGAATGTTTTTTTAGTCGGCGACAGTATCGATCGGCGAAGGAGCTTTATGCGCAATTGGCGATGGAGGGGGCACCGGGGAGTCTTGATGATCTTATCCGGCTCTCCCAATCAGCCACACGGTCTCAAGACTATGAGATGGCGCTGAAGACAAATTTCAGGATTCGTGAGCTCTATCCCCAAAAGGCGGTGTCGCGGACCGCCCTTCATAATATCGCCTATTTGTACCAGGCGTCCGGCCAGTATCGTGAGGCGATTTTGCTCATGCAGTCTTTGTTGGAGGAGGCCGATTCGCCAAGAAAACGGCGTCAATGGTTTGAGAAGATAGGGTGGGATCACTACCGACTCGGGGGATGGTCGAATGCCGTAGAGGCCTTCGATCAATCCCTGGCGGAAGAGGAAAGTGCCTTTAGTCTTTATTGGAAGGGGAGGAGTCTGGAGAGGCTCAAAAGAAAGAAGGAGGCGAAAGAGACCTATCGCTCTTTGCTGGATCGCTACCCGGCGACCTATTACGGAATCCGGGCCGTCTCACGACTCCACGGTTCTCCTTCCGGAGGTGTTCTGAAAGGATGGTGGCCGAGGACCTTTTCTCTTCGTTGGTATCAGGAGAAACTTCTTCTGGAACCTTCAGAGGATCTGAAGAGAATTGAAGAGCTCAAGTCACTTCAGCTGGAGAAGGATGCCGAGGTGGAGATTCGTAAGCTCAGGGCGGAGAAACGATATCCCCTTCCGGGTGATCTGAGAAAAATCAAAAAAGAGAAGGACAACTTCGTTATCAAACTTCGTATTCCTCGGACGGAGCATCTCGTGTATCGGCTCCCTTACGCCGATTTCCTTTTGTCTCAGGCCGCCTTGAGAGGAGAGACAAATCCTTATCTCCTCTATGCCATGATGAGACAGGAGAGTCAGTATCGGGAATCGGTTGTCTCACCCGTCGGCGCGATTGGGCTGCTGCAGGTGATGCCGCTCACGGGGGAAAGGTTGGCCGAAGAGGCCAAGTGGTCTTTTTTTGAGCGTGAGTGGCTCTTTGAGCCGATGACAAATATTGAGCTCGCGGTTCTCTATATAGACAAACTCTCTCGCCAGTTTGACCAAAAGTGGTACCTGATCGCAGCAGCCTATAATGCGGGAGAAGCGGTGGTCGAAAATTGGCAGCGTGATAAGTCAGCGCTCTCCGAGGAAGAGTTTATCGAAGAGATCCCGTATCAGGAGACGCGGGATTATGTGAAGAAGATCTATACGAATTGGGCTGCTTATCGGTGGATTTATCAGTAA
- a CDS encoding 7-carboxy-7-deazaguanine synthase QueE — protein MEANIIEIFSSFQGEGTHAGEQHLFVRFQDCELCCKWCDTPATFVENRFCRVEFPPFSKKIKLYPNPVSVSALNEILTDFSEETIAITGGEPLQKVSFLKEWLPTLEGKRVLLETAGVHGPELSELLPWVSIVSMDIKLSSSTGMHPWWREHEDFLRRALKKEVYIKVVVTQETEDRHVERAAALVASINPKIPFILQPASITAKFRAVPSAEQISRWLKIVRAQCPAARILPQIHKQLGVN, from the coding sequence ATGGAAGCTAACATCATAGAAATCTTCTCCTCATTTCAGGGCGAAGGCACTCATGCCGGAGAGCAGCATCTCTTTGTCCGATTCCAGGACTGTGAACTCTGCTGTAAATGGTGCGATACGCCAGCCACATTCGTCGAAAATCGGTTTTGTCGTGTCGAATTTCCCCCTTTTTCAAAAAAAATTAAACTTTACCCGAATCCGGTTTCCGTCTCAGCATTGAATGAAATCCTGACCGACTTTAGTGAGGAGACGATTGCGATCACAGGGGGAGAACCACTCCAAAAGGTGAGCTTTCTCAAAGAATGGCTCCCGACCCTCGAAGGGAAAAGGGTCCTCCTCGAAACAGCGGGGGTTCATGGACCGGAGTTGAGCGAACTACTCCCCTGGGTTTCGATCGTCAGCATGGATATCAAGCTCTCCTCCTCAACAGGGATGCACCCCTGGTGGCGAGAACACGAGGACTTCCTGAGACGGGCCCTTAAGAAGGAAGTCTATATAAAGGTGGTGGTGACTCAGGAAACGGAAGATCGCCATGTCGAACGGGCAGCAGCACTCGTCGCCTCGATAAATCCGAAGATCCCGTTCATCCTGCAACCGGCCTCGATCACGGCAAAATTCAGGGCAGTCCCATCAGCAGAACAAATTTCTCGCTGGCTCAAGATAGTCCGGGCTCAATGTCCGGCGGCGAGGATCCTACCGCAAATCCATAAGCAGTTGGGGGTGAATTAG
- a CDS encoding deoxyguanosinetriphosphate triphosphohydrolase, producing the protein MRTREEYEKYEKEFLAPYAMKSAGSQGRDYPEEEHPFRTCFQRDRDRIIHSNAFRRLEYKTQVFVYHEGDHYRTRLTHSLEGAQIARTIARALKLNEDLSEAIILAHDLGHTPFGHSGEAALNQLMKEHGGYEHNRQSLRIVTLLERRYPEFPGLNLTYEVREGIAKHMTTYDQPNPQANFKKKGNPSLEAQIVNLADEIAYTNHDLDDGLRSGLIDLEALQYIELWRENHSSQASAFDAKIENRQVVRRIINAFVTDLIQQVESNLQDSRIKNLEDVRGTKTKLVGYSEDFDKKNRELKKFLREKMYRHWKVERMADKAQRIIENLFKTYLKNSSILPPEVQARFHEEPRERVICDYIAGMTDRFALEEYKKLFDPTEKV; encoded by the coding sequence ATGCGAACCCGTGAAGAGTACGAAAAATACGAAAAAGAATTTCTGGCCCCCTATGCGATGAAAAGCGCCGGATCGCAGGGGCGTGACTATCCAGAAGAAGAGCATCCCTTCCGGACCTGTTTTCAGAGGGACAGGGACCGGATCATCCACTCCAATGCCTTCCGCCGGCTTGAATATAAAACCCAAGTCTTCGTTTACCACGAAGGGGATCATTATCGAACCCGCCTCACCCACTCCCTCGAGGGGGCACAGATCGCCCGGACGATTGCGAGGGCCTTGAAACTGAATGAGGATCTCTCCGAGGCGATCATCTTGGCCCACGATCTCGGTCACACCCCTTTTGGGCACTCCGGCGAGGCAGCGCTGAATCAGCTCATGAAGGAACATGGAGGTTATGAACATAACCGACAAAGTCTCCGTATCGTCACGTTACTCGAGCGGCGTTACCCTGAATTTCCGGGACTCAATCTGACCTACGAGGTCCGGGAAGGGATCGCGAAACATATGACCACCTATGACCAACCCAATCCTCAGGCGAACTTTAAAAAGAAGGGAAACCCGAGCCTCGAGGCCCAAATCGTGAACCTCGCCGATGAGATCGCCTATACAAACCATGATCTGGATGATGGGCTCCGGTCCGGCCTTATCGATCTGGAGGCACTTCAGTATATCGAACTCTGGCGCGAAAACCACTCCTCACAGGCCTCCGCCTTCGATGCGAAAATCGAAAATCGCCAGGTGGTTCGACGGATCATCAACGCCTTTGTGACCGATCTGATCCAACAGGTAGAATCGAACCTCCAGGACTCGAGAATCAAAAACTTGGAAGATGTCCGGGGTACGAAGACAAAACTCGTCGGTTACAGCGAGGATTTTGATAAAAAGAATCGCGAGCTCAAAAAATTCTTAAGGGAAAAGATGTATCGGCATTGGAAGGTTGAACGGATGGCCGATAAGGCCCAAAGGATCATTGAAAATCTCTTCAAAACCTATCTCAAAAATTCCAGCATCCTTCCCCCTGAGGTTCAGGCTCGTTTTCATGAGGAGCCGAGGGAACGGGTCATCTGCGATTATATCGCCGGGATGACGGACCGGTTTGCCTTAGAGGAATACAAGAAACTCTTCGATCCAACCGAAAAAGTGTAG
- the queC gene encoding 7-cyano-7-deazaguanine synthase QueC, protein MEKSILILSGGLDSTVSSFIAKEKTTPILALTFDYGQRAAKREIGAASKVAQKLGVEHRIMSLGWLAEITKTSLVNRREKIPILNEKELDDVDRTLQTAKAVWVPNRNGVFLNIAAAFAEALEASLLVTGFNAEEGITFPDNSAPFSRAADDFFWFSTLNKVKVTSFTQGMTKVEIAKKGKELGINFNEIWFCYEGGEKRCGVCESCQRSLRAFREL, encoded by the coding sequence ATGGAGAAATCAATCTTAATCCTCTCCGGCGGCTTGGATTCAACCGTCTCCTCATTCATTGCAAAAGAGAAAACAACACCGATTCTGGCGCTGACATTTGATTATGGTCAAAGGGCGGCCAAACGCGAGATCGGGGCTGCTTCAAAAGTTGCACAAAAACTAGGCGTAGAGCACCGGATCATGTCACTTGGGTGGTTAGCCGAAATCACGAAAACCTCCCTCGTGAATCGAAGAGAAAAGATCCCAATATTGAATGAAAAAGAGCTCGACGATGTTGACCGTACCCTTCAGACCGCCAAGGCGGTCTGGGTTCCGAATCGCAACGGTGTTTTTTTAAACATTGCCGCCGCCTTTGCCGAGGCCCTGGAGGCCTCTCTTCTCGTCACAGGATTCAACGCCGAAGAGGGGATCACCTTCCCTGACAACAGCGCCCCCTTCAGTCGCGCCGCCGATGATTTCTTCTGGTTCTCGACACTCAACAAGGTGAAGGTCACCAGTTTCACGCAAGGCATGACAAAGGTCGAGATTGCAAAAAAAGGGAAAGAGCTCGGGATCAATTTTAACGAAATTTGGTTTTGTTACGAGGGCGGGGAAAAGCGGTGTGGTGTTTGCGAGTCCTGTCAGAGATCGCTGAGGGCGTTCCGAGAGTTATGA
- a CDS encoding DUF366 family protein: MKIYWVDQSINYDGSQLTPHWIFKNFNLVGNAMVAFVGGCRVSPEHMVDLADLKEGKTIYSEKMLHFIAEFFDKNLSETILLQRLFVSLVQQEIVYRAKTTTLIRAGNDLFDGEAKLSVSIATASPVSTLMHYGINISSQNTPVKTKGLADYAIDPKTFAISLLETMKNEMETVATARSKVRAVHGS; the protein is encoded by the coding sequence ATGAAAATCTACTGGGTTGACCAATCCATCAACTACGACGGCAGCCAACTCACCCCTCATTGGATCTTTAAAAACTTCAATCTCGTCGGGAATGCGATGGTCGCCTTTGTCGGTGGCTGTCGTGTTTCGCCAGAACATATGGTCGACCTCGCCGACCTAAAAGAGGGTAAGACCATTTACAGTGAGAAGATGCTCCATTTCATCGCTGAGTTTTTTGATAAAAACCTCTCTGAAACGATTCTCCTCCAGAGGCTTTTTGTCAGCTTGGTCCAGCAGGAGATCGTTTATCGAGCGAAAACGACAACGCTCATCCGGGCAGGAAATGATCTCTTCGATGGAGAAGCCAAACTTTCTGTTTCGATTGCCACTGCCTCTCCGGTCTCAACCCTGATGCACTACGGAATCAATATCTCCTCGCAAAATACACCGGTCAAAACAAAGGGGCTTGCCGATTACGCCATTGATCCAAAGACATTTGCCATCTCCCTGCTCGAAACGATGAAAAACGAAATGGAAACTGTCGCTACCGCACGCTCCAAGGTGAGGGCTGTTCATGGAAGCTAA
- the secF gene encoding protein translocase subunit SecF, giving the protein MLGFKEFNFRFIPRMSLFILLSVIAVGGSLYLVFGRGLNFGTDFKGGTRLQYRFQQPVTEGDLRKILEGLDLGDFSVQKVGRPEENRVVVKIEEKEDLELLSKKIQENFQSGLNNPDFILEQEESVGPKAGADLRKKGILAIVVSWLLMLIYIGYRFDFSFAPGAIIALIHDVLITLGGFALSGREVSLTVVAALMTIVGYSVNDTIVVYDRIRENAKKMEKMPLREMINRSINETLSRTIITNFTVLLVVILIYIFGEGEFQNFGFAMVIGSISGTYSTIFIASPCYIFLKEYGPRIQKFFRKS; this is encoded by the coding sequence ATGTTGGGATTCAAGGAATTCAATTTCAGATTTATTCCGAGGATGTCGCTCTTTATCCTCCTCTCTGTCATTGCGGTGGGGGGCTCCCTCTATCTTGTCTTTGGGAGGGGTCTTAATTTTGGAACCGACTTCAAAGGGGGAACCCGGCTTCAGTATCGTTTCCAACAACCGGTCACCGAGGGAGATTTGAGAAAAATCCTGGAGGGTCTTGATCTCGGAGACTTTTCTGTCCAAAAGGTGGGGCGACCGGAGGAAAATCGTGTGGTCGTGAAGATCGAAGAGAAAGAAGATCTCGAACTCCTTTCCAAGAAAATCCAGGAAAATTTTCAATCCGGCCTCAACAACCCCGACTTCATCCTCGAACAGGAGGAATCGGTTGGGCCAAAGGCGGGGGCCGATCTCAGAAAGAAGGGAATCCTGGCTATTGTTGTCTCCTGGCTCCTGATGCTTATTTATATCGGCTATCGATTTGATTTCTCCTTCGCCCCGGGTGCGATCATTGCCCTCATTCATGACGTCCTGATCACTCTGGGAGGGTTTGCCTTAAGCGGCCGCGAGGTCAGTCTTACTGTCGTCGCAGCGCTCATGACGATTGTCGGTTATTCCGTGAATGATACAATCGTTGTCTACGACCGGATCCGGGAAAATGCCAAAAAGATGGAAAAAATGCCTCTTCGCGAAATGATCAATCGAAGCATCAATGAGACCCTCTCTCGAACCATCATCACCAATTTTACGGTCCTCCTCGTTGTCATCCTGATCTATATTTTTGGTGAAGGAGAGTTTCAAAATTTCGGATTCGCCATGGTCATCGGATCGATTTCCGGCACCTATTCAACAATCTTTATCGCCAGTCCCTGTTACATTTTTTTAAAAGAGTATGGCCCTCGCATCCAAAAATTTTTCAGAAAATCCTGA
- a CDS encoding tetratricopeptide repeat protein codes for MSLLHEALKKAEKTKASATPSEIFVDGVVDPPKKTDIRLYLLLAIALMGLLVAVYFQFLKPQGGISARSALSPPTPLGIAGGPGVPALHEEAEGYLKTGQWAKARGILEKLVILEPLDPESYNNLGLALKKLGNKEGAYEQYKKALALRADYPEAMNNLGALYLADKKFDEARNQFQRLLELKPDSAEAHFHIGLIAEAQGKNEEARRSYQKFLELAKDLDPQFFMEVQNRIKTLEASSG; via the coding sequence ATGTCTCTCCTCCATGAAGCGCTGAAAAAAGCGGAAAAAACAAAGGCGAGTGCTACTCCTTCTGAAATATTCGTGGATGGTGTTGTTGACCCTCCGAAGAAGACCGATATTCGGCTCTATCTCCTTCTCGCGATAGCCCTGATGGGGCTTCTTGTTGCTGTTTATTTTCAGTTCTTGAAGCCTCAAGGGGGAATCTCTGCGAGATCTGCTCTTTCACCTCCGACGCCACTGGGGATTGCTGGCGGGCCCGGTGTTCCTGCCCTTCACGAGGAGGCTGAAGGGTATCTCAAGACAGGCCAATGGGCCAAGGCGAGAGGGATTCTCGAAAAACTGGTTATTCTCGAACCGTTGGATCCTGAATCCTACAATAACCTGGGGCTTGCTCTGAAAAAACTTGGGAACAAGGAGGGGGCTTATGAGCAATACAAAAAAGCGCTGGCCCTTCGCGCCGACTATCCAGAGGCGATGAATAATCTGGGGGCGCTCTATCTCGCGGACAAAAAGTTTGATGAGGCGAGAAACCAGTTTCAGCGTCTTTTGGAGCTGAAGCCTGACTCTGCCGAGGCCCATTTTCATATCGGCCTGATCGCCGAGGCCCAAGGGAAAAATGAGGAGGCGCGTCGCAGTTATCAAAAATTTCTTGAGCTGGCAAAAGACCTCGATCCCCAATTTTTTATGGAGGTTCAAAATCGGATCAAAACCTTGGAGGCCTCATCAGGATAA
- a CDS encoding PilN domain-containing protein codes for MIQHVNFFEKATFVLTYRKMATVVVMLVGFFVLSYGLVWVQAGYFEKKVLKLTEEVNQLKIKQEKLFTESTATKDLSGKELVRQFFSRLPQWSQVLQRMVKVMPTGVWLVSLKSYEKADLSSGRGLLLSGEAKEARDVSLFLKELDLTPYFVKPILTDSKQEKRGTARVFTFTIDLGISSHLKPVESS; via the coding sequence ATGATTCAACACGTTAACTTTTTTGAAAAGGCGACTTTTGTTTTGACCTATCGGAAGATGGCGACCGTCGTGGTGATGCTCGTCGGTTTTTTTGTTTTGAGTTATGGCCTCGTCTGGGTTCAGGCCGGGTATTTCGAGAAAAAAGTTTTGAAACTGACCGAAGAGGTGAACCAGCTCAAGATCAAGCAGGAGAAGCTCTTTACCGAATCGACAGCGACAAAGGATCTGAGCGGCAAGGAGCTTGTTCGGCAATTCTTCAGCCGTCTGCCACAGTGGTCTCAGGTTTTACAACGCATGGTTAAGGTCATGCCGACAGGTGTTTGGCTTGTGAGTCTCAAATCATACGAGAAGGCGGATCTTTCTAGCGGACGCGGCTTGCTCCTTTCCGGCGAGGCGAAAGAGGCGCGAGACGTCTCTCTTTTTTTGAAGGAGCTCGATTTGACCCCGTATTTTGTCAAACCGATCTTGACAGATTCAAAACAGGAAAAACGCGGGACAGCGCGTGTTTTTACATTCACGATCGATCTGGGGATTAGCTCTCATTTGAAGCCGGTAGAGTCCTCCTAA
- the recJ gene encoding single-stranded-DNA-specific exonuclease RecJ, which yields MALASKNFSENPDWEVLPRNLEKENELIKALSITPLTAHLLIQRGIDSPDLADKFLNPDWKDLPDLDQIPDMDRAVERLIQAFQKRERILVYGDYDVDGITATAQLLSFFEELGHPIESHIPHRIDEGYGLNIDSLKKILAQKPVSLLVTVDTGTNAHQEIAYLKERKIDVIVIDHHQTPETRPPVIALLNPKLPGSRFQEPVCSAGLVFLLLLSLRAELRRRGFQATPNLRRYLDLACLGTIADIVPLTGVNRLLVKGGLKEIAETKRPGLIALLEKSQTKPPLRIGSVSFRLIPRLNAAGRIANPNLALELLLEKGWERAELLADELEQLNRQRQKIEEDVLTEALQMLANNPSPKNGIVVAKSGWHLGVVGIVAARLVEKFNRPSIVLSLENGLGRGSARTVPGFSVYNALQQIKDLMVRFGGHHQAAGITLKEENLKTFSERFDQVTGSLLNSSPPRLSIDALISLQEINFSLVHELSLLEPYGPGNHEPLFATHPVSFSACRIVGENHLKGKLVQNEAERETIGFDFGHYLKQASSGLLHRIAFGIQTNHWNGIDSIQLVLKEINLI from the coding sequence ATGGCCCTCGCATCCAAAAATTTTTCAGAAAATCCTGACTGGGAAGTCCTTCCCCGAAATCTGGAAAAGGAAAACGAGCTCATAAAGGCGTTGTCTATTACACCTTTAACCGCCCATCTCCTGATACAAAGGGGGATTGATTCTCCAGATCTCGCTGACAAATTCCTGAATCCCGACTGGAAGGACCTCCCCGATCTTGACCAGATTCCTGATATGGACCGTGCCGTGGAAAGGTTGATCCAGGCCTTTCAGAAGAGGGAACGGATCCTGGTCTACGGAGATTACGATGTCGACGGGATCACCGCCACCGCGCAACTTCTTTCTTTCTTCGAAGAATTGGGACATCCGATCGAGTCTCATATCCCTCACCGTATCGACGAGGGGTATGGGCTTAATATCGATTCCTTGAAAAAAATCCTGGCCCAAAAACCGGTCTCCCTGCTCGTAACCGTCGATACCGGAACCAATGCCCATCAGGAAATCGCCTACCTGAAGGAAAGAAAAATCGATGTGATCGTCATTGACCATCATCAAACGCCGGAAACCCGCCCTCCTGTGATTGCCCTTCTGAATCCGAAACTCCCCGGTTCGCGATTTCAGGAGCCAGTCTGTTCTGCCGGACTCGTTTTTCTTCTTCTGCTTTCCTTGAGGGCCGAATTACGCCGACGCGGGTTTCAGGCCACACCAAACTTGAGACGTTATCTGGATCTTGCCTGTTTGGGAACTATTGCCGATATCGTCCCGCTCACAGGGGTGAATCGTCTGCTCGTCAAGGGAGGACTCAAGGAGATCGCAGAGACAAAAAGGCCCGGGCTCATTGCCCTGCTGGAAAAATCCCAAACCAAACCTCCTCTTCGTATCGGCTCCGTGAGCTTCCGCCTGATCCCGAGACTGAACGCCGCCGGAAGAATCGCCAATCCAAACCTCGCCCTCGAGCTGCTTTTGGAAAAAGGTTGGGAACGTGCTGAGCTTCTGGCCGATGAGCTCGAACAGTTGAACCGCCAGAGACAAAAGATTGAGGAGGATGTCTTGACCGAGGCGCTTCAGATGCTTGCCAACAACCCTTCGCCTAAAAATGGAATCGTTGTCGCCAAGTCAGGATGGCACCTTGGAGTTGTCGGGATCGTTGCGGCACGATTGGTTGAAAAATTTAATCGTCCCTCGATCGTCCTCTCTCTTGAAAATGGGTTGGGAAGAGGCTCGGCCCGTACTGTGCCGGGATTTTCTGTTTATAATGCCTTGCAACAGATCAAGGATCTGATGGTCCGTTTCGGTGGTCACCATCAAGCGGCAGGAATCACGCTGAAGGAAGAGAACTTGAAAACCTTTTCAGAGCGTTTTGATCAGGTCACCGGATCCCTCCTCAACTCCTCCCCTCCCCGCTTGAGTATTGACGCCCTTATCTCCCTTCAGGAGATCAATTTTTCCCTCGTCCATGAACTCTCCCTTCTTGAACCTTACGGCCCCGGAAATCATGAACCGCTTTTTGCGACCCATCCGGTATCCTTCTCCGCCTGTCGGATTGTCGGAGAAAACCATTTGAAGGGGAAACTGGTTCAAAACGAGGCTGAACGAGAAACAATCGGTTTTGATTTTGGACACTACCTCAAGCAGGCCTCATCGGGCCTTCTGCATCGTATTGCCTTCGGCATCCAGACAAATCATTGGAATGGAATTGATTCGATCCAACTGGTGTTGAAAGAGATCAATTTAATATAA